The Candidatus Syntrophosphaera sp. DNA window CTCTTCCGATCTCCAGGAAGATCTGATCCGCTTCGTGATCAGAACCGTGCTGGATAAATGCGATGCCGAACTCACCATCCTGGAACGGGATAAAGATGCCTTGAAAGCAGCCGACGCGCCCTTTACCATCATGACCCACCATGACGCGATCGAGATATTGCGCTCCAAAGGCAGCCAGATCACCCACGGCAGCGACCTGGGCGCCTCCGACGAAGTTTTGCTCACCCAGGATTCCCCCGTCCCCATCTTCATCGAGAAATGGCCCAAAGAGATCAAAGCTTTCTACATGAAGCGCGATCCGGAGAACCCCAACCTCGTTCTGGGCAGCGATCTGATGGCCCCGGAAGGTTTTGGCGAGATAATTGGAGGATCGCAGCGTGAAGACGACCACGACGTCTTGCTGGGCAGGATGAAAGCAGAAAACATGCCTCTGGAAGACTATCAGTGGTTCTTGGACCTCCGTAAATACGGAAGCGTGCCCCACAGCGGATTTGGGGTCGGCCTGGAACGCCTGGTTACCTGGATGAGCGGTATCCACCACATCCGCGAAACAATTCCCTTTCCCAGGATGATCTATCGAATCTACCCCTGAACCGGACGCGCCGCCGGCTTGGATCATTTTGCAGCGGCGTTTCCCGCCATTTTAAATATAGAACACGGAGTATCAAGATGAATTATCCTGATTCATTTTCGCAAGTGACGCGCCGCATGAAATCCTCGCTGATCCGCGAACTGGTGGCCTCGACCAAAAATGTTCCCGGCCTGATCTCATTTGCCGGCGGCTTCCCTTCGCCCAAAACCTTTCCCCAGAAACAACTGGCTGAACTTTACCGCGAAGTGGTGGAGCAGGACGGCCTTGACGTTTTGCAATACGGAGCCAGCGAAGGCGACAGCCAGCTCAAGCAGCAGCTCATAAACTGGGAAGGCTGCACTCTCAGCCCCGACGAAATGGTGGTCACCGTGGGCAGCACCAACTCGCTTTACTACTACACTCGCGCCATGATCGACCCCGGCGACGTGATCCTCTGCGAAGCGCCAAGCTTTCTGGGTTCGCTGGTCACTTTCGACGCCCTCCAGGCCGATATCCACAGCATCCCCATCGACACAGACGGAATCCTGATGGACGCCCTGGAAACTAAAGTCCGGCAGCTCCGCTCGCAAGGCAAGAAGATCAAGTTTGTCTATGTCATCCCGGATTTCCAAAATCCCGGCGGAATCAGCTACAGCCTCAAGCGCCGGCGCGAACTCATCAAATTCTGCCTGGACAACGACATCCCCATCGCCGAGGACAATCCCTACTCAAGGCTGCGCTTTTCCGGAGAAGCGGTACCCACCCTTTTCCAGATCGCGCGCGAGGAGTTTGGCGGCTCGATGATCGTGACCGAATTCAATTCCTTCTCCAAGATCCTGGGTCCCGGAATGCGCATGGCCTATGCCAAGGGAGATCAAGACCTCATCAGCAGGATGGTTTCCTGGCAGCAGAAAGTGAATATCACCCCAGATTGCGTTTCCCAGCGCGTTACCGCCCGCTTCATCGAGAAAGGCATGCTGGAACCGCACATCGCCAGCATTTGCGAATTCTACCGGCCCTACCTGAAAAAGATGCTCGACGACCTGGCCAGATTCATGCCCGACACGGTGCACTGGACCAAGCCCCAAGGCGGAATCTTCCTCTGGCTGACCCTGCCCGAATCCGTCAACGCGGATGAACTCTTCGTCCAAGCCCGGGAAAACAAAGTTTCCTTCATTCCCGGCTCCAAATTCTACCCCAGCGGCCAGGAACAATTCAACACCCTGCGGCTCAACTTCACCTATTCCACCCTGGAACAGATCGAAACAGGGATCCAGCGATTGGCCGAACTGCTCAAATAGCAGCTGCCCCATAAAAATTGGATCGTACAGGCCCTATCCGGCTTGTACGATCCATTGTTTTTGAGCTTGCAATTGGTTACTTTTTGTAAACCAAGAGCTCCTTTTCCTTATTGGCCCAGCAATGGCGGACCTCACCAACGAAGATCGTGTGGTCGCCGCTGCGGACCTGGCTCGTGATCTCGCATTCAAACACCGCCACGGCCTCTTTGGGAACCGGAATCTTGCGCAATTTGCCCCAGACGAACTTGACCTTGCCATGCTCCATCTTGTCGATCTCGCGTCCGGAACTCGATCCCGCCATCGCGCATAGCGGCTTCATTTCCACCGAGGGGAATACCAGATTGAAAAACCTGCTTTCCAACAGGCATTCATGCGAATAACGCGTGTGGCCGATCGATATGGCAAACATCGGCGGCTGGATCGAAGTGCGCATGAACCATTCCAGGGTGATCAAATTGTATCCGCCCTGGGGCTTTTCCATCACGGCCAGGGCTACTTTGGCCGGCAAGTGGGTCAGTCCGTAAGCTTCAGACAGGTCGCTTTGCTTTATCATCTCAATATCCTGTATGTTTGATTGTATATACAGTATAAGGGCATCTCCGCCATTGAACAATCAAAATTTGCATCTTCCCGTCTTTTCGCCCTTTTTCCTGATTCGGACGCCTCCCCAATGCCTCCCGCCGACCACCCGCCAAACCGGCGGTTACTCGGCGGGAGGCGTGCAAGAGGCGAACGGGCTGAATATCAGGGCGGAAAAGGATGGGGAAAATCCGCGTATCCCCAGCTTCTGAACAGTGGCTTGCAACATAAGCACTTGACAGATTTGGTCTGTTGGTTATCTTGTCTTTGGAAGTGTTTGTTTCCCAAAGGAGAACCAAGGATGAAAGTATTTCTGCTGGGCTTGCTGAGCCTGCTGCTGATACTGCCGCTTGCGGCACAGATAGATCTGCCCAGGCCGAGTTTCAACCCCTATCAAAGCGGCGGAAGCTCGCTCCTGGACCTGAACCGCATATCGATGAACCATTCGATGGGTTTTTCCGCCGGAGTTTCCAGCGCGGGAAGCGGATATTACCTCTCCCGCTATACCAACCACCTCAAATACAGTTTCAATCCCAAGCTGGACCTGGAACTGGACCTGAACTTCGTGAATTTTGGCTCCACCAATTCCTCATTTGAATTCAACGCCGATAACCGGAGCCGGGTCATTCCGGAATTCAAGCTCAATTACCGTCCCTCGGAGAGTGTGCAACTGCAGATCGAATTTCGCCAGGGAAATCCCTGGATGCAGGATTATAAACCCTGGCCTGAAAGGTGGTAAGGACCTTTGGATATACTCATAGCTTTGCTCTTGGCTGTCCTGGGCGCGACCCTGGGCAGCTTTTTTAATGTCCTGATCGACCGGGTTCCGCGCAAGGAATCGATAGTATCCCCGCCATCGCATTGCACCAAATGCGGCAAAAGCCTTCCCGCCTGGCAAAACATCCCCATCTTCAGCTATCTTCTGCTGGGGGGAAGATGCAAATTCTGCGGCGCCAAGATCCACTGGCACCACCTGGTGGTGGAGATAATCACCCCCGTCCTGTTCCTGGCGCTGTTTTTCCTGTATGGCTGGAAAAACATCCTGTTCTTCAAGTTCCTGGTGATGTTCGGCTTTTTGATCCCCATCTTCTTCATCGACGCCTTTCATAAGATCATCCCGCTGGCGCTTTCGATCCCGATGGTGATCCTGGGATTGCTGTTTGGCCTCATCCAGAGCGGATTTGCTTTTCGGGATTTCCTCTTTGTCTATCTCTTGCCGACCCTGGGCTTGTTCGTTTTCCTCTATCTGCTCGCCCTGGGCTGGGAAAAAGTGTTTCACAAAGAGGGCTTGGGAGGCGGCGACGTTATCCTGATCCCGGCCGTGGCCGCGTTCTTCGGAGTGGTGCACATACCCTGGGTGATCGTCCTGTCCTGCCTTTTGGGGATAATCTATTTCTTGATCTTCATCCGCAAGCCAAACCAGGTTTTCGCCTTCGGCAATTTCATTGCCGCCGCGGCGATCTTTTGGGCCCTGGCCGGAAATTCCATCCTCAGCGGGACGGGTCTGTTCATCCGCTGACAGTTATTCAAACAGCGCTTTGACAAGAGTTTCGGGCTCGATCCGGAAAGCGCTTCCCCGCCCTTCAAAAAAACAGTGCGCCTTGATCAGATGGATGTTCAGGGACGTCCAGACCACGCTGATCCCGTTTTGCATGTTGGTGAGCCGCGTGATGGCCTTGCGGTAAAGGCCAGCGTGGCCATAGGGGCAGGGCAGTTTGCCTCTATACACATCGGTTTGCGCCTTGTATTTTCCCTCTATCAATTCTTCATCCAGATAGCTGCTCCAGCTGGTCCGGGTAAAATACTCCATCCTGTCTGCCAGTTCTTCAGGATCATGGCCCAACCGTTCAAGCATGGCGGCGTCATCGGCAATTATCTCATTCAGGGCGCGGGTGTCTGAGCCCAAAAATCCGCTCAGGGTGATGACTCCGGGCTGCATGCGCTGGGTTGCGGTCAGTTCTTTGCTGGTGGGTTTCATGGCTCATCCAAAACTATCATAATAGATTTTTTCCTTAGCCACCCCGAGATCCGTGAGGGCATTGCATACGGCGTTGATCATGCCGGGACTGCCGCAAAGATAGGCCTCGGTGTTTTTGGGATCGCGGATGGCATCCTTGAAATAGGGCATCACATAGCCGGTTTTACCCTGCCAGCCGTCTCCAGATTCAGGCTGGGAAAGGACCGGCTCATAGCGAAAATCCGGGAAAATCTTTTCAAAGGCTTTCATTTCGTCGGTCAGATATAGGTCTTTGAGGGTCCTGGCCCCGAAAAAGTAGGTCATTTTGCGCTCGATGCCAACCACGGCCAGATGCTCGAGAATGGATTTGATCGGCGCTTTACCAGAACCGCCGGCCACGAAGATGATGTCCGCGTTGGTGTCCCTGAGATAGAAATCACCGTAGGGCCCGGTGAAATTTACCCTATCCCCAACCTTGAGGTAATTGTGCACCCAGGTGGTGCAAATCCCCTCCGGAACGAGCCTTATGATCAATTGGATGCTGTTCCTGTCCTCTGGTTTGGAGGAGATCGAATAGGCCCGGCTGACCCGCTGTTTCATTTTGGCATAGGGTTCCGAGATCAACTGGACGTATTGGCCGGCCTTGAAATCGATCTCCTCGCCGTCTTCAAGCTTGAAGGTGATGCCCTTGATATCGTAGGTGTAGTCAATTATCTCAGTTATTGTCGAAGTGTACTTGCGGATGTTGAAGATGCTTTCCGGGATCTGAATGAAGACATCCGTTTTCACCTTGACCTGGCAGGCCAGGCGAATGCTGTCTTCCAGCTCCGCTTTGCTCAGGAAAGGTTTTTCCGTGGGCAAAAGCGGCCCGCCGCCTTCGGTGATCTTGCATTTGCAGGTGCCGCAGCTTCCCCTGCCGCCACAGGCCGAGGGTAGGAAAATCTCTTTCTCACCCAGAGACGCGAGCAGGTTGTTTCCGCCTTTGATCGTGATGTCTCGTTTGCCGTTGATATTGATCCTGCAATCGCCATAGTCGTTTAAAAACCGCTCCGCGATCACCAGCAGAATGGCCAGGATCCCGCTTATCCCTGCGAGCACCGCGATGTCTTTGATTATCGTTCCAAACAAAGCAGCGTCCTCTCTATTGTATGGTCGCCACACCGGAAAAACCGATGAAAGCGAGCGCCATGATCCCTGTGATGATCAGGCTAATTCCCGCACCCTGCAGACCAATGGGGATGAGCTTTTCCTTCAGCTTGGACCGGATCCCGGCCAGCATCAGGATCGCCAACAGCCAGCCGAGGCCACTTCCAGCGCCAAAAGCGATCGATTGCAGGAAATCGTAGTTGCGGATGATCATGAACAGGCTCACCCCGAAGATGGCGCAATTCACCGTGATCAGCGGCAGAAATATGCCCAGGGTGTAATAGAGGGCTGGGGTATAACGCTCGATCAAAAGCTCAAGCAGTTGCACGAAAGCGGCGATCACGATGATGAATACGATGTATTGCAAATATTCGATATTGAAGGGCAGGAGGATGTAATGGTAAACCAGCCAGTTCAGGGCAGTGGTGAAAACCAGCACAAAAGTAACTGCAATTCCCAATCCAACGGAGGATTCCACCTCCTTGGAAACGGAAAGGTAGGAGCACATGCCCAGGAAATTGGTGAGCAGGATATTGCTGGTGAAGATCGCGGCCCAGAAAAGCAGAAAAGCGGATATGTCCATGTTCTACCCCAGTTTGTAATATCTCTTGTTGATGATCCAGATGAGCATTGCCAGCAAGAAAAAAGCGCTGGGAGCCATCACCATGATGCTCCAGTTCGTCCACCAAACTCCAAGGATGCGGATCCCGAACAGCGAGCCAAAACCAAACAATTCCCGAAAGAAGGCGATGACCAGCAATACCAGCGTGTAGCCCGCTCCGGCCCCGATCCCGTCAATGAAGGAATCCAGCGGCGGATTTTTGGAGGCGAAGGCTTCCAGCCTGCCCATCAGGATGCAATTGGTGATGATCAGGCCGACGTAGGGGCCAAGCTGTTTGCTGATCTCCGGCAGATAGGCCTTGAGCAGGATATCCACGATGATCACGTAGGAAGCGATGATGAGGGTTTGGGCGATCATGCGCACGCTGCGGGGAGTGTAGTTCCGGATCAGCGAGGTGGTCAAACTGGACAGGGCCAGAGCGAAAGTGAATCCCAAGCCCATGATCAGGCTGTTCAGCATCAGATTGGTGACCGCCAGGGCTGAGCAGATGCCCAAAACCTGTTTCCAGACTGAGTTTTCCCGGAACGCGCTGACGAGGAAGATCTCTTTCCTATTCATTTTCCCGCCTCCACATCCAGGATCAAGCGCAGCTCATTCTGCAGCATGGTGAGGACCGCTTTGCTGGTTATAGTGGCACCTGTCACCTGTCTGATCTGGTTGGGCTCCGCGGCAGACTGGCCTTCCGGGATCAGCTCAAAATCGACCGGCACCCCGTTGTCCAATACTGTCTTCTGCTCAAACTGACCAGTGAACCAGCTCTCTTCGATGCGGGCTCCCAAGCCTGGGGTTTCCAGCTGCTCATAGACATTTATACCGATGATGGTGTCTTTTGCAGGTGTAGTGGCAATTAGAGCGCGCATCGTACCCCACAGACCCTTGCCAGTGATGTCAAAAACATAGGCCAATATGCGGTCTCCGAATTTCACTTCAAACGCGCGGCGGGGATAAGCCCCTTCAGGAAGGGGCTTGATGTAATCCGCGAAACTCTGAGGATAGGCCGCCATTATCTCTGGCGTTGAAATCCCTGTGGCACTGGCCAGGCTGTCTGCGCAGAGGCTCAGGATCGACTTTTCGTAAGCTTCAAGTTTTTGCTTCTCAATGCCCGGCTCGTTCATCCTGTACATGGCTGCCAAAATGCCGACAAAGACCAGGCTCAGCGCTATGATGAACAGCACCGGATAGACCGGCCTTTCCATGAATCCTTGTTCAGCCATGCTTCGGAACCTCCTTCTTCTGAAGGACTTTCAAACCGTGTTCGATGATGGGCATGAAAGCGTTGGTGAGCAACAGAGCAAACATGAAGCCCTCGGCAAAGAGAGAATAGCGGCGGATGAAAACTGTCAGGAACCCGATCAAGAGACCGTAGATCCAGAGCGCGGGATTTCCCTTGGGCTGCGAAACGGGATCGGTGACCATATACACAATGCCAAAGAGGGCGCCGCCCGTGAACAGAAGGAAGAGCGGGTTCTGGCTGGGATAGAAGATGAAACTGAAGAGGGTTATGCTCAGCAGGGTGGATAGCATCGGAACCCATTTTGCTGTTTTGGTGGCCAGCAAATAGATCCCGGCCAGGATGATCAGCAGGGCCGAGGTCTCCCCAATCGAGCCGGGCTCGAAACCCAGGAAGGTGTCTTTCAGGGAATAGGTGACCTGGTTTCCCAGCCTGAACTGGCCAAGGATGGTGGCGCCAGTGTGCATCGCGGAATCGACGCCCCAGCGGATGAATCCTCCAGGAAAATCCGCCGGCAGCCAGGGTCTGGCCCATTCCACCGTCATCTGCTGGGGAAAGGAAACGTAGACGAAAGTTCTGCCCAGTATGGCCGGATTGAAGATATTCGTTCCAAATCCGCCAAAGACCATTTTGCCGAAAGCGATCGCGACCACGCTGCCCAAAGCGGCGATCCAGAAAGGCAGGGTGGGAGGCAAAGACAAAGCAACCAGGCTTCCGGTCACAAAGACGGCCATCGAGACCTTGCCGCCTTTCTTTTTGTACACGAACAGGTATTCGGTGGCAAAGGCGGCCAGATTGGAGATCAGCACCATGACCGCGACCCGCCAGCCATAAAGATAGATTCCAAACAGCATGACGGGCAGCAGAGCGTACAAGACCCTGTTCATGATGCTTTGTTTTAATATGCGTTCAAACATCCATTCACCCTGCTCCTAAAGAATTATTTTGCCAGAGGTTCCGACTATGCGTTCCGATGTTCCCGATAAGCAAGAAGAGGCATAGCCTGGGTTTCGTGAACACACCCAATCTGCCCAAGACCTGAGGAAAGCATCAAAACATTCCTTCTGATCCTCGGAAACCGTTATTTCCAGAGCATTTGAGCCTTCCACTCTGGTATGGGTGGCCAGGCCTTCGATCGATTCCAGCAAGAAGCCAAACAGAACATGGTCCTTG harbors:
- a CDS encoding flavin reductase family protein, whose amino-acid sequence is MIKQSDLSEAYGLTHLPAKVALAVMEKPQGGYNLITLEWFMRTSIQPPMFAISIGHTRYSHECLLESRFFNLVFPSVEMKPLCAMAGSSSGREIDKMEHGKVKFVWGKLRKIPVPKEAVAVFECEITSQVRSGDHTIFVGEVRHCWANKEKELLVYKK
- a CDS encoding RnfABCDGE type electron transport complex subunit D, whose translation is MFERILKQSIMNRVLYALLPVMLFGIYLYGWRVAVMVLISNLAAFATEYLFVYKKKGGKVSMAVFVTGSLVALSLPPTLPFWIAALGSVVAIAFGKMVFGGFGTNIFNPAILGRTFVYVSFPQQMTVEWARPWLPADFPGGFIRWGVDSAMHTGATILGQFRLGNQVTYSLKDTFLGFEPGSIGETSALLIILAGIYLLATKTAKWVPMLSTLLSITLFSFIFYPSQNPLFLLFTGGALFGIVYMVTDPVSQPKGNPALWIYGLLIGFLTVFIRRYSLFAEGFMFALLLTNAFMPIIEHGLKVLQKKEVPKHG
- a CDS encoding PLP-dependent aminotransferase family protein, giving the protein MNYPDSFSQVTRRMKSSLIRELVASTKNVPGLISFAGGFPSPKTFPQKQLAELYREVVEQDGLDVLQYGASEGDSQLKQQLINWEGCTLSPDEMVVTVGSTNSLYYYTRAMIDPGDVILCEAPSFLGSLVTFDALQADIHSIPIDTDGILMDALETKVRQLRSQGKKIKFVYVIPDFQNPGGISYSLKRRRELIKFCLDNDIPIAEDNPYSRLRFSGEAVPTLFQIAREEFGGSMIVTEFNSFSKILGPGMRMAYAKGDQDLISRMVSWQQKVNITPDCVSQRVTARFIEKGMLEPHIASICEFYRPYLKKMLDDLARFMPDTVHWTKPQGGIFLWLTLPESVNADELFVQARENKVSFIPGSKFYPSGQEQFNTLRLNFTYSTLEQIETGIQRLAELLK
- a CDS encoding NADH:ubiquinone reductase (Na(+)-transporting) subunit D, with the translated sequence MNRKEIFLVSAFRENSVWKQVLGICSALAVTNLMLNSLIMGLGFTFALALSSLTTSLIRNYTPRSVRMIAQTLIIASYVIIVDILLKAYLPEISKQLGPYVGLIITNCILMGRLEAFASKNPPLDSFIDGIGAGAGYTLVLLVIAFFRELFGFGSLFGIRILGVWWTNWSIMVMAPSAFFLLAMLIWIINKRYYKLG
- a CDS encoding prepilin peptidase, with the protein product MGATLGSFFNVLIDRVPRKESIVSPPSHCTKCGKSLPAWQNIPIFSYLLLGGRCKFCGAKIHWHHLVVEIITPVLFLALFFLYGWKNILFFKFLVMFGFLIPIFFIDAFHKIIPLALSIPMVILGLLFGLIQSGFAFRDFLFVYLLPTLGLFVFLYLLALGWEKVFHKEGLGGGDVILIPAVAAFFGVVHIPWVIVLSCLLGIIYFLIFIRKPNQVFAFGNFIAAAAIFWALAGNSILSGTGLFIR
- a CDS encoding FMN-binding protein, giving the protein MAEQGFMERPVYPVLFIIALSLVFVGILAAMYRMNEPGIEKQKLEAYEKSILSLCADSLASATGISTPEIMAAYPQSFADYIKPLPEGAYPRRAFEVKFGDRILAYVFDITGKGLWGTMRALIATTPAKDTIIGINVYEQLETPGLGARIEESWFTGQFEQKTVLDNGVPVDFELIPEGQSAAEPNQIRQVTGATITSKAVLTMLQNELRLILDVEAGK
- a CDS encoding 2Fe-2S iron-sulfur cluster binding domain-containing protein — translated: MFGTIIKDIAVLAGISGILAILLVIAERFLNDYGDCRININGKRDITIKGGNNLLASLGEKEIFLPSACGGRGSCGTCKCKITEGGGPLLPTEKPFLSKAELEDSIRLACQVKVKTDVFIQIPESIFNIRKYTSTITEIIDYTYDIKGITFKLEDGEEIDFKAGQYVQLISEPYAKMKQRVSRAYSISSKPEDRNSIQLIIRLVPEGICTTWVHNYLKVGDRVNFTGPYGDFYLRDTNADIIFVAGGSGKAPIKSILEHLAVVGIERKMTYFFGARTLKDLYLTDEMKAFEKIFPDFRYEPVLSQPESGDGWQGKTGYVMPYFKDAIRDPKNTEAYLCGSPGMINAVCNALTDLGVAKEKIYYDSFG
- a CDS encoding asparagine--tRNA ligase, translating into SSDLQEDLIRFVIRTVLDKCDAELTILERDKDALKAADAPFTIMTHHDAIEILRSKGSQITHGSDLGASDEVLLTQDSPVPIFIEKWPKEIKAFYMKRDPENPNLVLGSDLMAPEGFGEIIGGSQREDDHDVLLGRMKAENMPLEDYQWFLDLRKYGSVPHSGFGVGLERLVTWMSGIHHIRETIPFPRMIYRIYP
- a CDS encoding NADH:ubiquinone reductase (Na(+)-transporting) subunit E (Part of the NQR complex which consists of NqrA, NqrB, NqrC, NqrD, NqrE and NqrF; NQR complex catalyzes the reduction of ubiquinone-1 to ubiquinol by two successive reactions, coupled with the transport of Na(+) ions from the cytoplasm to the periplasm; NqrE is probably involved in the second step, the conversion of ubisemiquinone to ubiquinol.); protein product: MDISAFLLFWAAIFTSNILLTNFLGMCSYLSVSKEVESSVGLGIAVTFVLVFTTALNWLVYHYILLPFNIEYLQYIVFIIVIAAFVQLLELLIERYTPALYYTLGIFLPLITVNCAIFGVSLFMIIRNYDFLQSIAFGAGSGLGWLLAILMLAGIRSKLKEKLIPIGLQGAGISLIITGIMALAFIGFSGVATIQ